The DNA segment CACTGACAACCTCATCGTCCGCTTCTGGCATGACGACCACACCCATACGATGTCGGTTGGCGGGAACGCCGAGCACCTCAGCCTGGCCGAAATCAACAAGATCGATTTCGCGCTGGCCAGTGGTGCCGGGCTGGGCAGCTACTCCGCCCAGTTCAGGATCGTCGATGAAGGGGAGACATACATCACCTCTCCGACGTTCACCATCCACGTGAATGCGGTTCCGGAGCCATCTGCGGCACTTCTCGGTGCGGCGGCCCTCGGCTTCGGCATCCTGCGCCGCAGGCGCCGCTGATTCATCAATTCCATATCCTGTCTCTCTACGAGCCCGGTGGCATGTCCATGCCTCCGGGCTTTTTGATGCGGGCCTGTCGGAGTGGAACCGGGAAGAGACGATGCGTTGAAAATCGCTGTCCCGCCGCACCAGGCACACAGCAGATTCCGGTCATCCTCATCGGACATCCGTCCGATCTATCTCCGTTACAGCGGAAATCCATGTCTCGGGTGTGCACAAAAAAAAGGAGCCGTTGTGGCTCCTTCCCGGTTGATGACAAATGGTGCGCGATACTGGGTTCGAACCAGTGACCCCTACCGTGTCAAGGTAGTGCTCTACCACTGAGCTAACCGCGCTTTGTTTGTGTGCCCCTTCGGGCGGGCGCGAAGCTAGGATGGTGGATGCCCCCCGCGCAACCCTTTTTTTGTGTTTGTTGAAGAGAGTGTTTCGGGACGCAAAGAAGGGCAAAGAAAAGGGCGGGAAGTCCGGAGACTTCCCGCCTTTCATGAAACATCAGGAACTACGCGAACAGCGGTTTCGCTGGTTGGTTTGGGGCGAGCTGTTTGCGGTGTGGAAGGATCAGGCTTTCTTGGCAGCTGCCTTTTTCGCCGGTGCCTTCTTAGCGGGGGCCGCTTTTTTGGCTGGGGCTTTCTTGGCGGCGGCTTTTTTGGCCGGAGCTTTCTTGGCTACCTTTTTGGCGGCGGCTTTTTTGGCCGGAGCTTTCTTGGCGGGAGCCGCTTTCTTTGCGACGGTTTTCTTCGCAGCCTTCTTCACGGTTTTCTTGGCGCTTTTCGCTGCCACCTTTTTCGCCGCTTTCTTGGCTACCTTTTTGGCAGGAGCCTTTTTGGCGGGTGCTTTCTTAGCCGGTGCCTTTTTGGCAGGAGCCTTTTTGGCTGCGGCTTTTTTGGCCGGAGCTTTCTTGGCAACTTTCTTTACGGCTTTCTTCGCGGTTTTGGCCGCGGCCTTCTTCGCTGTTTTTTTTGCAGCCATGGCTTTGTGTCTTTGGAGTTCGCGTTCGATGTTGGTTTTCTCTTCCGGAGTTAACTGACCGGCGGAGAGGATAGCGAGGATCGCCTCATCGAGTCGTCCTCCAAAAGCGTTGAGGAAGTCGTGAGTCGCGCTGCGGACGATGACTTCCTGGTTGTAGGTCGCGTCATAGACATGGGCGCGGCCTTCGGTGGTGATGCGCTTGACGAGCTTCTTGCGCTCGAGGCTCTGCATCACGGAGAGCACGGTGGTGTAGGCGCGTTCCTTTCCATCCGGCAGCGCCGCATGCACCGAGGAGACGGTGGAGGGTCCATCGTGCCAGATGACTGAGAGCGCCTGGAGTTCGAGGTTGGATGGATGGGATGGCCTGGCCATTTGGATTCACCTCAGTGGTTTCAACGATGAAACTAGTAGTTTGGTAAAACGTCAAGTTGAAACGTACGGAATTTAAAGATTTGTGAAATATTTTTCATCATCCCGCAGGAACCGTTTATTACTATATGAATAGTATCATTCATTGGTGTCATCACTGCGGGTGGAATCGAGCTGCGGACGGCTGATGGATGGATTGATGCGGTTGAGTCCGGCCCAGAGTTCCGCATCACCCGCGGAGCCGAAGGCGATGATGCCGCCGTCCTTTGATAGGAGCACGAAGGTAGGCAGTTTCTGGATGCCCATGCGCGGGCTGAGCGGATCACGCACGTCATCGATGAGCCATGTTCCCGCGGGCTTTCCTCCGATCATCGTGCGGGTGTCGGCCAGCGCGGATGGAGAGTGGTCCATGACGAGTGTGGCAACGGCGATGCCTTTTGGAGCGACTTCATCCACGATCCTGGCGAAGTCAGGGAGCAATGCCTCGCACTCCGCGCTGAGCGGTGACCAGAACTGGAGCAGGAGCGCTTTGCCTCCGCCCATGGCTTTCGAAAGCGATGTGGGATCTCCGTCGGTGACAGGGAGAAAGGTTTCGGAGAAGTCCACCTTCATTCCTGCCAGCCGTTCCTCCAGCCGGACGCGCTCGATGTGCGGGGCGAAGGCGCTTCCCTGTTTCGGACTGAGCCAGAAGGCTTCGGTGATGTGGGTTTTGAAAGCGGTCTTGTCTTTCTTCTCCAGCGCGTCCAGCGCGCTGACATACTCGATCACCGCCAGCCATTCGTCACGCGTCGCGAAGATCTCGGAATCTCCCAGCCGGAAGCTGTCCTTCCGTCCGGTGAACTGCGGGAGTAATGCGGCGATCTCCGCGTTCTCATTGCGGTCCACGTGGAAGATGAAGCGTGCCTCCAACACGGCCTGATCCGTCACCCCGTGCTTTTTGGCTTCGATGATCGCCGCTTCCAGGGCTTCCGGAGAGGAACGTTCCCCCAGCAGATGCTCGATCGCCGCTTCCTTCTGTGAAACTTCCGGCGATCCTGGTCCGGCTTGCTTCGGCTCGGCGGCCGCCGCAAGCGCGGAAAGGATCAAAGGGAGGAACGAAAGGTGGGGGCGCATGGAGTGGGGGTTGCCGGGGCCGCGTTGCTCCGCTGGAACTCGATGATCAGTTGGCGGGGATCTTGAGCGTCTTGCCGAGAACGACGATGTCGCTGGTCATGCCATTGGCGGCCTTGATGGATGCGATGGAGACTTTGTATTTCTTCGCGATGCCACCCAGCGTGTCGCCTTTGACAACGGTGTGTGTCGTGGCAACTCCTCCGCCCGCTGCAGGAGCGGACTCTGGCGCGGATGGTGCGTACGGAGTGGATGGCACCGGGATGTTGGGAGTGGAAGCGGAGCCGGCGTCCTCATACGCCGCGGGCGTATCATAGGTCTGGTTGGAGGGCGCTGGAGCGTCATAACCGGCGTCCGCGGGAGCGTAGCTGGTGTCGTATTCGTCGTTCTTCGTCGCGCAGGAAGAGAGGGCGATGGCGATGGCCGATGGAATGATCAGCTTGATCGGGTTCATTGGTATGAGTTGTTAGCGGATGGTTTGAATTTTGGAAAGAACGGAAGATGAAAATCTCACGTTGCTCCCATCACATGATGAAACGATGCGGGGCGCGGGGTTCATTCAAAATGATTCACGCGCGGAAGCGGAAGAAGGATGACGCGACATCGTTGGTGTGTGAGGCCAGCGTGTCGATGTCTTCTCCACGGAGTGATGCGATGAACGACGCGGTGTGGAAGACGAAGGCAGGCTCGTTGCGCTTTCCGCGATGGGGCTCGGGAGCGAGGTAAGGTGCATCCGTCTCCAGCATGAAAGTGCCGGCAGCGCATGAGAGGATGGTGTCCCGCACCTCGCGCGCGCTCTTGAACGTGGCAACGCCGCCGAAGGAAACGATACCGCCGAGATCGAAGACGCGGTGTGCGTTGGCGGCGGTGCTGATGAAGCAGTGGAAGACCGCGCGGACATCCCGGTGGTACTCCGCGTAGATGGACAGCGCGTCATCGAGCGATGCCTGGCCATTCTGGTCACGGGTGTGGATCACGACATTGAGACCGGCTTCCGCGGCGAGGCGGAAATGCTGGTGTAGAAACTTCCGCTGGCGGGAGCGGAACGCTTCTTCCTCCCAGCCATCCGGCGCGGGATGGTAGTAGTCCAGCCCGGTCTCGCCGATGGCGCAGACGCGCGGGTCCGCCACGTAGGCGGCCAGTTGGTTCACCGCATCATCCGGAGCATTGTGGACGTCGCATGGATGGATGCCGATGCAGGCGTGGACGGATGGGTCGTTCGCGATGGAAAGGTTCGGCTCCACGTCATCCAAGCAGGTGGCCAGGGTGACGAGGCGGTTCACGCCGGCATCGTGCGCGTGCTGGATGAGGTCGGGCGCTTCATCGGTGGTGAAGCGGTGGGAGGCGAGGTGGCAGTGGGAATCCGTCAGCATGGATCAGTCTTGGAGCGCGGAGAGGAGTTGGGCGACTTTGTCGAAGTCCTTCACGCCGGGGGAGATCTCCGCGCCGGATGCGACATCGAGCGCGGCTGGCGCCACGGTGTCCGCGGCGAGAGCCGCATTTCCGGGGATGATGCCTCCGGCAAGGATGATGGGGAGTTCGGGGTGGTCTTTCTTGAATGAGTTCGCAACGTTCCAGTCGAAGACTTCACCCGTGCCGCCATAGACACCGGGTGCATGGGCATCCAGCAGGATGGCGGACGCGCCGAACTCCGCGGCGCGGGACAGGTCGGAGAGTGTCTTCACTCCGATTGCCTTGATGAAAGGGATGCCAGCAGCCTGATAGGGCGCCGCATCCGCCGGTTTCTCATCGCCGTGAAGCTGCACGACATCGATGATGCCTTCCTCGAAGAGGCGGATGGCAAGTTCGTCCGGTTGGTTCACGAAAACTCCCACGCGGAGGATTCTCCCCGCGAAGTCTCTGAGAAAAGATGCATCTTCCGGGGGGAGATGGCGTTTCGACTGGGGCCAGAAGTTCGCGCCCAGTGCAGGTACTCCCATGTCGACCAACCGCTGTGCGTCGGCACGGGTTGTCACGCCGCAGATCTTCAGCGATACATGGTCGGAATCCAGGAAACGTTCGAGCGTCACGCGGGGGAAACTAGCGCGGAATCCGCCTTTGTGAATGGGGAAGTTTCGGTGGACGGGCATCTGCCGGAAAGGGTAGAGAATGGAGTGTGTCCATGAGGTTCATTGCGATATTCCTGATGTTGGTTGGCATCGTCCGCGCCGGTTCGTCTGATGTGGTGGTGTATGGGGGGACTCCGGCGGGGATCGCGGCGGGCGTCACGGCGGCGAGGGAAGGGGCATCGGTGGTCGTGATCGAGCCGACACCATGGATCGGTGGCATGGTGACCGGAGGATTGGCGCGGAGTGACATTGGCAAAAAGGAAACCATCGGCGGGTTTCCGAAGGAGTTTTTCACAAAGGCGGCCGAAGGCCTGGATGCGAAGTGGATGTGGTATGCGGAGCCGCAGGCGAACATGAGGGCGTTCGAGGCGATGCTGGCGGAGGCGAAGGTGCAGGTGGTGAAAGGCCAGACGTTGAAGTCCGTGCGGAAAGAAGGGGGAGTGATCAAATCGCTCACCACTGCTGATGGGACGGAGTATTCCGCGCTGCAGTTCATCGATGCGTCTTATGAGGGTGATCTGATGGCGATGTCCGGCGTGGGCTACCGCGTGGGGCGTGAGAGCAGGGCGGAGTATGACGAGCCGCTGGCGGGATACCACCCGATGCCGGTGAGGCCGCGGCCGAACGAAGTCATGGCCAGCGGGAAGATCGGGCCGAGCTATATCCACGGTACGCCCGCGAAGATTTCCGCGCTGGATGCGGATGGAAAGCCGGTCTTCGGAGTCAGGAAGATCCGTGCGGAGCCGGGCAGTGCCGATGGCCTGACCCAAGCCTACAATTTCCGCGTGTTGGTGACGAAGCGGGAGGATATCCGGATTCCTTTCCCGAAGCCCGCCACCTACCAACCGGAGCGGTATGAACTGCTGCTGCGGTTGATCCATGCTTTCCCTAAGGTGGCGTTCAACAGGCTGTTCCACCTGGGTGAAATCGCGAACGGAAAGTATGACCTGAACGCGCAGGGACTTTTCTCCACCGACTATCCGGGTGGGAACACCGGCTATCCGGACGGGGACTGGGAGGAAAGGAACAAGATCCGGCAGGACCACATCGACTACATCCAGGGCATGCTGTGGTTCCTGGGGAATGATGAACGCGTGCCTGAGGAACTCAGAGAGGAAACGAACGCGTGGGGCCTGTGCCG comes from the Luteolibacter sp. SL250 genome and includes:
- a CDS encoding BlaI/MecI/CopY family transcriptional regulator is translated as MARPSHPSNLELQALSVIWHDGPSTVSSVHAALPDGKERAYTTVLSVMQSLERKKLVKRITTEGRAHVYDATYNQEVIVRSATHDFLNAFGGRLDEAILAILSAGQLTPEEKTNIERELQRHKAMAAKKTAKKAAAKTAKKAVKKVAKKAPAKKAAAKKAPAKKAPAKKAPAKKAPAKKVAKKAAKKVAAKSAKKTVKKAAKKTVAKKAAPAKKAPAKKAAAKKVAKKAPAKKAAAKKAPAKKAAPAKKAPAKKAAAKKA
- a CDS encoding LysM peptidoglycan-binding domain-containing protein; its protein translation is MNPIKLIIPSAIAIALSSCATKNDEYDTSYAPADAGYDAPAPSNQTYDTPAAYEDAGSASTPNIPVPSTPYAPSAPESAPAAGGGVATTHTVVKGDTLGGIAKKYKVSIASIKAANGMTSDIVVLGKTLKIPAN
- a CDS encoding TatD family hydrolase, encoding MLTDSHCHLASHRFTTDEAPDLIQHAHDAGVNRLVTLATCLDDVEPNLSIANDPSVHACIGIHPCDVHNAPDDAVNQLAAYVADPRVCAIGETGLDYYHPAPDGWEEEAFRSRQRKFLHQHFRLAAEAGLNVVIHTRDQNGQASLDDALSIYAEYHRDVRAVFHCFISTAANAHRVFDLGGIVSFGGVATFKSAREVRDTILSCAAGTFMLETDAPYLAPEPHRGKRNEPAFVFHTASFIASLRGEDIDTLASHTNDVASSFFRFRA
- a CDS encoding phosphoribosylanthranilate isomerase, producing MTLERFLDSDHVSLKICGVTTRADAQRLVDMGVPALGANFWPQSKRHLPPEDASFLRDFAGRILRVGVFVNQPDELAIRLFEEGIIDVVQLHGDEKPADAAPYQAAGIPFIKAIGVKTLSDLSRAAEFGASAILLDAHAPGVYGGTGEVFDWNVANSFKKDHPELPIILAGGIIPGNAALAADTVAPAALDVASGAEISPGVKDFDKVAQLLSALQD
- a CDS encoding FAD-dependent oxidoreductase, with protein sequence MRFIAIFLMLVGIVRAGSSDVVVYGGTPAGIAAGVTAAREGASVVVIEPTPWIGGMVTGGLARSDIGKKETIGGFPKEFFTKAAEGLDAKWMWYAEPQANMRAFEAMLAEAKVQVVKGQTLKSVRKEGGVIKSLTTADGTEYSALQFIDASYEGDLMAMSGVGYRVGRESRAEYDEPLAGYHPMPVRPRPNEVMASGKIGPSYIHGTPAKISALDADGKPVFGVRKIRAEPGSADGLTQAYNFRVLVTKREDIRIPFPKPATYQPERYELLLRLIHAFPKVAFNRLFHLGEIANGKYDLNAQGLFSTDYPGGNTGYPDGDWEERNKIRQDHIDYIQGMLWFLGNDERVPEELREETNAWGLCRDEFTDHANWPYALYIREGRRMKGAYVMVQADCQRAVRKPDSVGMGSFVIDCHIVQRIVAEDGTVADEGSFPDAPSQPYQIPYRSLTPKEDECVNLLVPVCFSASHIAYCSMRMEPVYMAMGQASGLAAVRAARGKVPVQKIDVAALRARLKDQGAVLELDVPGAIMVEDLPGVVMDDAEAEFVGDWTHSGYGAPVNLSSSHDGGLGKGEKSATFRLTVPKAGNHELRFYYSAASNRASNAKVTILRGDRSSTMEVDQRKLAAFSSLGTSKFAAGEEVVVKVGNADADGIVSVDAVQLLPVK